In a genomic window of Lonchura striata isolate bLonStr1 chromosome 4, bLonStr1.mat, whole genome shotgun sequence:
- the ARHGAP24 gene encoding rho GTPase-activating protein 24 isoform X3 — MTANHETYLLMASTQNDMEDWVKSIRRVIWAPFGGGIFGQKLEDTVRYEKRYGNRLAPMLVEQCVDFIRQWGLKEEGLFRLPGQANLVKELQDAFDCGEKPSFDSNTDVHTVASLLKLYLRELPEPVVPYAKYEDFLSCAKMLSKEEETGLKELVKQVKSLPAVNYNLLKYICRFLDEVQSYSGVNKMSVQNLATVFGPNILRPKVEDPLTIMEGTVVVQQLMSVMISKHEELFPKDIDPQMGPEVCNNNNEIPKKTTAGQLQNKENNNTKETAVRRCSWDTPESPQRGSMDCESPTALPGSKTNSPRNSIQKPDVTRSPPLMVKKNPAFNKGSGIVTNGSFSSSVEGPEKSQAVPNCSLQARRTSSLKGPVTKMGTHSVPNGGVRMGVSSTDGHTNTLGNRSPGWAPNGHVTLRDNKQREPSVGESGQHNRLSTYDNVHQQFSMVNSDDKQSVDSATWSTSSCEISLPEHSNSCRSSTTTCPEQDFYVGNFEDSVLDGPPHEDLSNPGDYENKSDRRSVGGHSSRATSSSDNSETFVPNSTNNHSALHSLVSSLKQEMAKQKIEYETRIKSLEQKNLTLETEMMALHEELDQERKKFTMVEIKMRNAERAKEDAEKRNDMLQKEMEQFFSTFGELTVESRRPERGNTIWIQ, encoded by the exons ATGACGGCTAATCATGAGACCTACCTACTCATGGCGAGCACGCAGAATGACATGGAGGATTGGGTGAAATCCATCCGCAGGGTTATATGGGCACCGTTTGGAGGAG GTATCTTTGGGCAGAAGCTGGAAGACACTGTCCGGTACGAGAAGCGCTATGGGAACCGCCTGGCTCCCATGCTGGTGGAGCAGTGCGTGGACTTCATCCGACAGTGGGGGCTGAAGGAGGAAGGCCTTTTCCGACTGCCTGGGCAGGCTAATCTCGTCAAGGAGCTACAGGATGCATTTGACTGTGGAGAAAAGCCTTCTTTTGACAG CAACACAGATGTGCACACCGTGGCTTCACTGCTCAAGCTGTACCTGAGGGAGCTCCCAGAACCAGTTGTACCATATGCAAAATATGaagattttctttcctgtgccaAAATGCTCAGCAAGGAGGAGGAAACG GGCCTGAAAGAACTGGTGAAGCAAGTGAAGAGCCTGCCAGCTGTCAATTACAATCTGCTGAAATACATCTGTAG ATTCCTTGATGAAGTCCAGTCGTATTCAGGTGTAAACAAAATGAGTGTGCAAAACCTGGCTACAGTTTTTGGCCCAAACATCCTGCGCCCCAAAGTGGAAGATCCTCTGACTATCATGGAGG GTACAGTAGTAGTCCAGCAGCTCATGTCAGTGATGATTAGCAAACATGAAGAGCTGTTTCCCAAGGATATAGACCCACAGATGGGACCTGAGGTGTGCAACAACAACAATGAAATTCCAAAGAAAACCACTGCAGGGCAGCTACAGAACAAAGAGAACAACAATACCAAGGAGACAGCGGTGAGGCGCTGCTCTTGGGACACACCTGAGTCTCCCCAAAGGGGAAGCATGGACTGTGAGTCTCCGACTGCTCTGCCAGGCAGCAAGACAAACAGCCCCAGGAACAGCATCCAGAAACCAGATGTCACCAGGAGCCCACCACTcatggtgaaaaaaaatcctgcttttaaTAAAGGTAGCGGCATAGTCACCAACGGgtccttcagcagctctgtggagggCCCGGAGAAGAGCCAGGCTGTACCAAACTGCTCCCTGCAAGCCAGGAGAACGTCATCCCTGAAAGGGCCGGTGACCAAGATGGGGACACACAGTGTGCCGAACGGAGGGGTGCGGATGGGCGTGTCCAGCACCGACGGGCACACCAACACCCTCGGCAACCGCAGCCCGGGCTGGGCGCCCAATGGCCATGTCACTCTGAGGGACAACAAGCAGAGGGAGCCCTCGGTGGGTGAGTCAGGCCAGCACAACAGGCTTTCCACCTACGACAACGTCCACCAGCAGTTCTCTATGGTGAACTCTGATGACAAACAGAGCGTGGACAGTGCCACCTGGTCCACATCCTCATGTGAAATATCCCTCCCGGAGCACTCCAACTCCTGTCGCTCATCCACCACcacctgccctgagcaggactTTTATGTGGGCAACTTTGAAGACTCTGTGCTGGATGGGCCACCACACGAAGACCTCTCTAACCCAGGTGACTATGAGAACAAAAGTGACAGGCGGAGTGTGGGGGGCCATAGCAGTcgagccaccagcagcagcgATAACAGTGAAACGTTTGTGCCCAACAGTACCAACAACCACAGTGCTTTGCACAGCCTGGTGTCCAGCTTGAAGCAAGAAATGGCCAAGCAAAAAATAGAATATGAGACAAGGATAAAAAG CCTGGAGCAGAAAAATCTCACCCTGGAGACAGAAATGATGGCCTTGCATGAAGAGCTGGATCAAGAGCGGAAGAAGTTCACAATGGTAGAAATCAAAATGCGTAACGCAGAGCGGGCAAAGGAGGATGCAGAGAAGAGGAATGATATGCTGCAGAAGGAAATGGAGCAGTTTTTCTCTACTTTTGGGGAACTGACAGTGGAGTCTCGCAGACCAGAAAGAGGCAACACCATCTGGATCCAGTGA
- the ARHGAP24 gene encoding rho GTPase-activating protein 24 isoform X2, whose amino-acid sequence MMPEDRNAGVRSPGALAAAPFIPKTTYRRIKRCFSFRKGIFGQKLEDTVRYEKRYGNRLAPMLVEQCVDFIRQWGLKEEGLFRLPGQANLVKELQDAFDCGEKPSFDSNTDVHTVASLLKLYLRELPEPVVPYAKYEDFLSCAKMLSKEEETGLKELVKQVKSLPAVNYNLLKYICRFLDEVQSYSGVNKMSVQNLATVFGPNILRPKVEDPLTIMEGTVVVQQLMSVMISKHEELFPKDIDPQMGPEVCNNNNEIPKKTTAGQLQNKENNNTKETAVRRCSWDTPESPQRGSMDCESPTALPGSKTNSPRNSIQKPDVTRSPPLMVKKNPAFNKGSGIVTNGSFSSSVEGPEKSQAVPNCSLQARRTSSLKGPVTKMGTHSVPNGGVRMGVSSTDGHTNTLGNRSPGWAPNGHVTLRDNKQREPSVGESGQHNRLSTYDNVHQQFSMVNSDDKQSVDSATWSTSSCEISLPEHSNSCRSSTTTCPEQDFYVGNFEDSVLDGPPHEDLSNPGDYENKSDRRSVGGHSSRATSSSDNSETFVPNSTNNHSALHSLVSSLKQEMAKQKIEYETRIKSLEQKNLTLETEMMALHEELDQERKKFTMVEIKMRNAERAKEDAEKRNDMLQKEMEQFFSTFGELTVESRRPERGNTIWIQ is encoded by the exons ATGATGCCcgaagacagaaatgctggagtCCGCAGCCCAGGTGCCTTAGCAGCAGCTCCTTTCATTCCCAAAACTACTTACAGGAGAATTAAGCGGTGTTTTAGTTTCCGCAAAG GTATCTTTGGGCAGAAGCTGGAAGACACTGTCCGGTACGAGAAGCGCTATGGGAACCGCCTGGCTCCCATGCTGGTGGAGCAGTGCGTGGACTTCATCCGACAGTGGGGGCTGAAGGAGGAAGGCCTTTTCCGACTGCCTGGGCAGGCTAATCTCGTCAAGGAGCTACAGGATGCATTTGACTGTGGAGAAAAGCCTTCTTTTGACAG CAACACAGATGTGCACACCGTGGCTTCACTGCTCAAGCTGTACCTGAGGGAGCTCCCAGAACCAGTTGTACCATATGCAAAATATGaagattttctttcctgtgccaAAATGCTCAGCAAGGAGGAGGAAACG GGCCTGAAAGAACTGGTGAAGCAAGTGAAGAGCCTGCCAGCTGTCAATTACAATCTGCTGAAATACATCTGTAG ATTCCTTGATGAAGTCCAGTCGTATTCAGGTGTAAACAAAATGAGTGTGCAAAACCTGGCTACAGTTTTTGGCCCAAACATCCTGCGCCCCAAAGTGGAAGATCCTCTGACTATCATGGAGG GTACAGTAGTAGTCCAGCAGCTCATGTCAGTGATGATTAGCAAACATGAAGAGCTGTTTCCCAAGGATATAGACCCACAGATGGGACCTGAGGTGTGCAACAACAACAATGAAATTCCAAAGAAAACCACTGCAGGGCAGCTACAGAACAAAGAGAACAACAATACCAAGGAGACAGCGGTGAGGCGCTGCTCTTGGGACACACCTGAGTCTCCCCAAAGGGGAAGCATGGACTGTGAGTCTCCGACTGCTCTGCCAGGCAGCAAGACAAACAGCCCCAGGAACAGCATCCAGAAACCAGATGTCACCAGGAGCCCACCACTcatggtgaaaaaaaatcctgcttttaaTAAAGGTAGCGGCATAGTCACCAACGGgtccttcagcagctctgtggagggCCCGGAGAAGAGCCAGGCTGTACCAAACTGCTCCCTGCAAGCCAGGAGAACGTCATCCCTGAAAGGGCCGGTGACCAAGATGGGGACACACAGTGTGCCGAACGGAGGGGTGCGGATGGGCGTGTCCAGCACCGACGGGCACACCAACACCCTCGGCAACCGCAGCCCGGGCTGGGCGCCCAATGGCCATGTCACTCTGAGGGACAACAAGCAGAGGGAGCCCTCGGTGGGTGAGTCAGGCCAGCACAACAGGCTTTCCACCTACGACAACGTCCACCAGCAGTTCTCTATGGTGAACTCTGATGACAAACAGAGCGTGGACAGTGCCACCTGGTCCACATCCTCATGTGAAATATCCCTCCCGGAGCACTCCAACTCCTGTCGCTCATCCACCACcacctgccctgagcaggactTTTATGTGGGCAACTTTGAAGACTCTGTGCTGGATGGGCCACCACACGAAGACCTCTCTAACCCAGGTGACTATGAGAACAAAAGTGACAGGCGGAGTGTGGGGGGCCATAGCAGTcgagccaccagcagcagcgATAACAGTGAAACGTTTGTGCCCAACAGTACCAACAACCACAGTGCTTTGCACAGCCTGGTGTCCAGCTTGAAGCAAGAAATGGCCAAGCAAAAAATAGAATATGAGACAAGGATAAAAAG CCTGGAGCAGAAAAATCTCACCCTGGAGACAGAAATGATGGCCTTGCATGAAGAGCTGGATCAAGAGCGGAAGAAGTTCACAATGGTAGAAATCAAAATGCGTAACGCAGAGCGGGCAAAGGAGGATGCAGAGAAGAGGAATGATATGCTGCAGAAGGAAATGGAGCAGTTTTTCTCTACTTTTGGGGAACTGACAGTGGAGTCTCGCAGACCAGAAAGAGGCAACACCATCTGGATCCAGTGA